One window of Arthrobacter oryzae genomic DNA carries:
- a CDS encoding threonine/serine ThrE exporter family protein: MTKAPDGRRRPPTTPLPPTQPLTASQVRQNAAAKRMLRRLVQGENPPTAPMSIVDRLAGSPYANPMIQVGGVDTSARKTIDFALHLAESMFRYGAGALEVETSIIAVTAALGLKHIEVDITNQSVAINYAPKDQPPLSLLRVVRSWTNNYAGLAQVHQLVTDIVAGGVGRDEAVRRLDEIIRASKPFPRWMVTVAFGVFAAVFVGVLGGGPGASAIAFGSNLLVSLLARQLGRWRVPDFFTTASCAFLVTFIALLLWRFGSPIGIQIAPAIVVVGGILLLLPTGRLVSSVQDAINGFPVTAAGRFLSTMLTFGALVAGISVAFVFGAMMGMEEIDVTETFPPAYDFWVVVILIAIAVVAIGVTEQTSWQLLLPTAGVGVVGYMVLLGAELIGMGARFSPAVAAVVIGLMARVIALRMGAPQLVVAVPAALILLPGLTIFRSMYVLTIEESEILVGAGGMLNAGAIVLGVAAGIVLGDTLARPLTRSLASNERRRARRR; this comes from the coding sequence ATGACCAAAGCACCCGACGGTCGCCGCAGGCCGCCTACGACGCCGCTGCCCCCGACCCAGCCGCTCACCGCGTCCCAGGTGCGGCAGAACGCCGCCGCCAAGCGCATGCTGCGCCGGCTGGTGCAGGGCGAGAATCCGCCGACAGCCCCCATGAGCATTGTGGACCGGCTTGCGGGCAGCCCGTACGCCAACCCCATGATCCAGGTCGGGGGAGTGGATACCTCCGCCCGCAAGACCATCGACTTCGCGCTCCATCTGGCCGAGTCCATGTTCCGCTACGGTGCCGGTGCCCTCGAAGTGGAAACCAGTATCATCGCCGTCACGGCGGCACTGGGCCTGAAGCACATCGAAGTGGATATCACCAACCAGTCTGTTGCCATCAACTATGCGCCGAAGGACCAGCCGCCCCTCTCGCTGCTCCGGGTGGTGCGCTCCTGGACCAACAATTACGCGGGCCTGGCCCAGGTGCACCAGCTCGTCACCGACATCGTGGCAGGCGGGGTGGGCCGGGATGAGGCAGTCCGCCGGCTGGACGAAATCATCCGGGCGTCCAAGCCGTTTCCGCGCTGGATGGTTACGGTTGCCTTCGGCGTGTTCGCCGCGGTGTTCGTGGGTGTCCTCGGCGGCGGCCCGGGTGCCTCAGCCATCGCGTTCGGCTCGAACCTGCTGGTCAGCCTGCTGGCCCGGCAGCTGGGCCGCTGGCGTGTGCCGGACTTCTTCACGACGGCGTCGTGCGCGTTCCTGGTCACGTTCATCGCTTTGCTGCTGTGGCGGTTCGGCAGCCCTATCGGCATCCAGATCGCGCCGGCGATTGTGGTGGTGGGCGGCATCCTGCTGCTCCTGCCCACCGGCCGTCTTGTCTCCTCGGTCCAGGACGCCATTAACGGCTTCCCCGTCACGGCGGCGGGCCGGTTCCTGTCCACCATGCTGACCTTCGGCGCCCTCGTGGCCGGGATCTCGGTGGCCTTCGTGTTCGGAGCCATGATGGGCATGGAGGAAATCGACGTCACGGAGACATTCCCGCCTGCGTATGACTTCTGGGTTGTAGTGATCCTGATCGCCATTGCCGTCGTAGCGATCGGCGTGACGGAACAGACTTCGTGGCAGCTCCTGCTCCCCACCGCCGGAGTGGGCGTCGTGGGGTACATGGTGCTGCTCGGCGCAGAGCTGATCGGCATGGGGGCGAGGTTTTCGCCAGCCGTGGCGGCCGTGGTCATCGGCCTCATGGCCAGGGTGATCGCCCTGAGGATGGGAGCCCCGCAGCTGGTGGTGGCCGTTCCCGCGGCGCTGATATTGCTCCCGGGCCTCACTATATTCCGCTCCATGTATGTGTTGACCATCGAAGAGTCGGAGATCCTGGTGGGCGCCGGGGGAATGCTGAACGCCGGTGCGATCGTGCTGGGTGTGGCCGCAGGCATCGTCCTCGGGGACACGCTGGCCCGCCCGCTCACGCGGAGCCTGGCAAGTAACGAGCGCCGCCGCGCCCGGCGCCGCTAG
- a CDS encoding siderophore-interacting protein, with the protein MTSLPAATSASRKSRPQTNLTVLRREELSPHMVRIVAGGDGFSGYVNNDYVDRYVKIAFPQPGVEYPLPLDLWAIRETMPRDQWPHTRTYTVRWVDEEARELAIDFVIHGDEGLAGPWAATARPGDSLVFTGPGGGYNPDPAADWHLFAGDEAALPAIAAAIESLPTDSRGLAFLEVDSHADIQPIKAPAGLQVQWLARNGTPAGSSRLLVSAVRDAEWPGGRVHVFAHGERGYMKSLREVFYRERGLERSQVSLSGYWATGRVEDDFQAEKKLPIGQV; encoded by the coding sequence ATGACTTCCCTCCCTGCCGCCACGTCAGCAAGCCGAAAATCACGTCCCCAGACGAACCTCACGGTCCTGCGGCGCGAGGAGCTCTCACCGCACATGGTGCGGATCGTGGCCGGCGGTGACGGCTTCTCCGGCTATGTGAACAACGATTACGTGGACCGCTACGTGAAGATCGCCTTCCCGCAGCCCGGCGTCGAGTACCCGCTCCCCCTGGACCTTTGGGCCATCCGTGAAACGATGCCGCGCGACCAGTGGCCGCACACCAGGACCTACACGGTGCGTTGGGTGGATGAAGAGGCCCGGGAACTGGCCATCGACTTCGTCATCCATGGTGACGAGGGCCTGGCGGGTCCCTGGGCGGCGACAGCCCGCCCCGGCGACAGCCTGGTGTTCACCGGTCCGGGGGGCGGCTACAACCCGGACCCGGCCGCGGACTGGCACCTCTTCGCCGGCGATGAGGCCGCCTTGCCGGCCATCGCCGCCGCCATCGAGTCACTGCCGACGGACTCCCGCGGCCTGGCGTTCCTTGAAGTGGACAGCCACGCCGATATCCAGCCCATCAAGGCCCCGGCCGGCCTGCAGGTCCAGTGGCTGGCGCGGAACGGCACCCCCGCCGGAAGCAGCCGCCTCCTGGTCAGCGCGGTCCGGGACGCCGAGTGGCCCGGCGGCCGGGTGCACGTTTTCGCCCATGGCGAGCGGGGCTACATGAAGTCCCTCCGGGAGGTTTTCTACCGTGAACGGGGCCTTGAACGCTCACAGGTGTCCTTGTCCGGTTACTGGGCCACCGGGCGGGTGGAGGACGACTTCCAGGCCGAAAAGAAGCTTCCCATCGGCCAGGTCTAG
- a CDS encoding uracil-DNA glycosylase codes for MFDSEALFELKPAVEAVGFAEMAGLPMDRLMAADWAAALAPVEAELRSVLEYLAAEVAAGHQVLPSPSNVLRAFQRPLAAVKVLIVGQDPYPTPGHPIGLSFAVEGHTRPIPRSLANIYKELESDLGLPARVHGDLTRWADQGVLLLNRVLTVRAGAAGSHRGKGWEAITTAAIAAVAGRRAADGNPAPLVAVLWGKDAESVRPLLGNTPVLTSAHPSPLSAARGFFGSRPFSKANQVLRSQGSEPVNWELPPVS; via the coding sequence GTGTTTGATTCTGAAGCCTTGTTCGAGCTGAAGCCTGCCGTTGAGGCGGTGGGATTCGCTGAGATGGCGGGCCTGCCGATGGACCGCCTGATGGCGGCAGACTGGGCCGCCGCGCTGGCTCCTGTCGAGGCAGAGCTGCGCAGCGTTCTGGAGTACCTTGCCGCTGAAGTGGCGGCCGGGCACCAGGTGCTGCCGTCGCCGTCGAACGTCCTGCGCGCCTTTCAACGGCCGCTGGCCGCCGTCAAGGTCCTCATCGTGGGCCAGGATCCTTACCCGACGCCGGGCCACCCCATCGGACTGTCATTCGCAGTGGAGGGGCACACCAGGCCCATTCCGCGCAGCCTCGCAAACATCTACAAGGAACTCGAATCCGACCTCGGCCTTCCGGCGCGCGTCCACGGGGACCTCACCCGGTGGGCGGACCAAGGCGTGCTCCTGCTGAACCGGGTCCTGACAGTCCGCGCCGGGGCCGCAGGATCGCACCGCGGCAAGGGCTGGGAAGCAATCACGACGGCGGCGATCGCCGCCGTCGCCGGGCGCCGTGCTGCCGACGGCAATCCGGCGCCCCTGGTGGCCGTGTTGTGGGGCAAGGATGCCGAGAGTGTCCGGCCGCTTCTTGGAAACACTCCGGTGCTCACCAGCGCACATCCCAGCCCGTTATCCGCCGCGCGCGGATTCTTTGGATCGCGCCCGTTTAGCAAGGCGAACCAGGTGCTCCGTTCACAGGGTTCGGAGCCCGTCAACTGGGAGCTTCCCCCGGTTTCTTAG
- a CDS encoding DUF3263 domain-containing protein, which produces MAYSLPAPQPGSRLSGRDQQMLALERQWWKYAGAKEQAIRELFDLSATHYYQILNTLIDTEDALAHDPMLVKRLRRLRTSRQRARTARRLGSDA; this is translated from the coding sequence ATGGCATACTCCCTGCCCGCACCGCAGCCGGGCTCCAGGCTGAGCGGGCGGGACCAGCAAATGCTGGCGCTCGAACGGCAGTGGTGGAAGTATGCAGGGGCCAAGGAGCAGGCGATTCGGGAGCTGTTCGACCTCTCCGCCACGCACTACTACCAGATCCTCAACACTCTGATTGACACCGAGGACGCCCTGGCCCACGACCCCATGCTCGTGAAGAGATTGCGTAGACTACGTACGTCACGCCAACGGGCACGCACGGCGCGCCGTTTGGGTTCTGACGCTTAA
- a CDS encoding LytR C-terminal domain-containing protein, with protein sequence MTKYARDEFDRVPETSSRQGVHRVASESSRRRLGPILAVGVVALAIGLVAFLFLPKLGITPSGSPLMAAGSALSSPSASAETPQGTASPGAEPSADPSAVPSASETPSAGSSPSEVPAEAQAVDKTQAVAVYNGTTTAGLAGRVSSTVAGEGWTLGPVGNWGGMPQQSSVIYYSGAGQKANAEALGELLSITSLVDSAEFQQPVVVVLGPGFQ encoded by the coding sequence ATGACCAAATACGCTCGGGATGAATTCGACAGGGTCCCGGAGACCTCCTCACGACAGGGTGTACACCGGGTCGCCTCCGAATCCTCCCGGCGCAGGCTGGGTCCGATCCTGGCCGTCGGCGTTGTGGCGCTCGCCATCGGACTGGTTGCCTTCCTTTTCCTGCCGAAGCTGGGAATTACTCCTTCCGGCAGCCCGCTGATGGCGGCAGGGTCAGCGCTCAGCAGCCCTTCGGCTTCCGCGGAGACGCCCCAAGGCACGGCGTCCCCGGGTGCCGAACCCAGCGCAGACCCGAGCGCCGTGCCCTCCGCCAGCGAGACGCCGTCAGCCGGCAGCTCACCCTCGGAAGTTCCTGCCGAGGCGCAAGCCGTCGATAAGACCCAGGCCGTGGCGGTCTACAACGGGACCACCACAGCGGGGCTTGCCGGCCGTGTGAGCAGCACCGTGGCAGGCGAGGGCTGGACCCTGGGCCCGGTGGGCAACTGGGGCGGAATGCCGCAGCAGTCCTCCGTGATCTACTACAGCGGCGCTGGGCAAAAAGCGAACGCCGAGGCGCTGGGGGAGCTCCTGAGCATCACCTCGCTGGTGGACTCCGCCGAGTTCCAGCAGCCGGTGGTCGTGGTCCTCGGGCCCGGGTTCCAGTAA
- a CDS encoding cold-shock protein, producing MATGTVKWFNAEKGYGFITVDASGDDVFVHWSAIEGEGYRALDEGQRVQFEVGEGEKGPQAENVRPA from the coding sequence ATGGCAACGGGAACCGTCAAATGGTTCAATGCCGAAAAAGGCTATGGCTTCATTACCGTTGACGCCTCCGGAGACGACGTCTTCGTGCACTGGTCGGCCATCGAAGGCGAGGGCTACCGCGCCCTCGACGAAGGACAGCGGGTGCAGTTCGAAGTCGGCGAAGGCGAGAAGGGTCCGCAGGCAGAAAACGTCCGGCCGGCCTGA
- a CDS encoding ABC transporter substrate-binding protein: MLSTAAMHGTGIPARPVRPRLRISATLVLAAGTALVLAGCSGPSGNVRVDAVDAGGDGTLRIGLMLDNTGKQSFLNSAQLAAAKLAVQEINAAGGHKGRPVELLPENISEDATAQAKELVAAKADVVIGPTDSSRAPGAIDVLSRAKVAIISPANTAHGLTRYRSGGYYFRTSAADVAQAPVLVKLAKDSGARTIAILHEDDTYGKDVSVAVAAAAKAAGLGTVAEAAFTSGQAQQAAAAAKAAGPDAVVLVARAGAQGAIAELNNAGLAGSKLILSDGAINQYGSALGSKALEGTRGILPGMFPSAHFQGELVAVDPGLKDMTFAGEAYDAVNLAAIAAAAAQDDAGSSIAAQLVAVSGQRGPGGVDKGTVQPCKTYKECADAIRAGNPADYDGESGPISFDTNGDITAANYMVFSYGADNRARMSGSETSARAGG; the protein is encoded by the coding sequence ATGCTCTCCACCGCGGCAATGCATGGCACAGGCATCCCCGCCCGCCCTGTTCGGCCCCGGCTTCGGATATCCGCAACGCTGGTTCTTGCGGCCGGAACGGCGCTCGTGCTTGCTGGCTGCTCCGGTCCGAGCGGCAACGTCCGGGTTGATGCCGTGGACGCCGGCGGCGACGGCACGCTGCGTATAGGGCTGATGCTGGATAACACCGGGAAGCAGTCGTTCCTCAACTCCGCGCAGCTTGCCGCGGCCAAACTGGCGGTCCAGGAGATCAACGCCGCAGGGGGCCACAAAGGGCGGCCGGTGGAACTCCTGCCCGAGAACATCAGCGAGGACGCAACCGCCCAGGCGAAGGAGCTCGTGGCGGCCAAGGCGGATGTCGTCATCGGCCCGACTGACTCCAGCCGGGCCCCGGGGGCAATCGATGTCCTGTCGCGGGCCAAGGTGGCCATCATCTCTCCGGCAAACACGGCGCACGGACTGACCAGGTACCGGAGCGGCGGATATTACTTCCGCACGTCGGCGGCGGACGTTGCCCAGGCTCCCGTGCTGGTCAAGCTGGCCAAGGACAGCGGGGCCCGGACAATCGCCATCCTGCACGAGGACGACACCTACGGCAAGGACGTTTCAGTTGCCGTCGCCGCCGCGGCGAAAGCAGCCGGCCTTGGGACCGTGGCAGAGGCCGCCTTCACGTCCGGCCAGGCGCAGCAGGCGGCTGCAGCTGCCAAAGCCGCAGGCCCAGACGCCGTCGTCCTGGTGGCCCGCGCCGGAGCCCAGGGCGCCATAGCCGAACTCAACAACGCGGGGCTGGCCGGCAGCAAACTGATCCTCAGTGACGGTGCGATCAACCAGTACGGATCGGCCCTCGGATCCAAGGCCCTCGAGGGTACCCGCGGCATCCTGCCGGGCATGTTCCCGTCGGCGCACTTCCAGGGCGAGCTGGTGGCGGTTGATCCCGGACTCAAGGACATGACGTTTGCCGGGGAAGCATATGATGCCGTGAACCTGGCTGCCATCGCAGCGGCCGCGGCGCAGGACGACGCGGGCTCGTCCATTGCCGCGCAACTGGTTGCGGTCTCCGGACAGCGCGGCCCCGGCGGTGTCGACAAGGGAACTGTCCAGCCGTGCAAGACCTACAAAGAATGTGCCGACGCCATCAGGGCCGGCAACCCGGCGGATTACGACGGCGAGTCCGGGCCGATCAGCTTCGATACCAACGGCGATATCACCGCCGCCAACTACATGGTGTTCAGCTACGGCGCAGACAACAGGGCCCGGATGAGCGGAAGTGAAACGTCCGCCCGTGCCGGCGGCTGA
- the groL gene encoding chaperonin GroEL (60 kDa chaperone family; promotes refolding of misfolded polypeptides especially under stressful conditions; forms two stacked rings of heptamers to form a barrel-shaped 14mer; ends can be capped by GroES; misfolded proteins enter the barrel where they are refolded when GroES binds): MAKIIAFDEEARRGLERGLNILADAVKVTLGPRGRNVVLEKKWGAPTITNDGVSIAKEIELDDPYEKIGAELVKEVAKKTDDVAGDGTTTATVLAQALVKEGLRNVAAGADPLSLKRGIEKAVEAVTTELLASAKEIETKEEIAATASISAGDDEIGALIAEALDKVGKEGVITVEESNTFGLELELTEGMRFDKGYISAYFVTDAERQETVLEDPYILIVNSKISNVKELVAVLEKVMQSSKPLLIIAEDIEGEALATLIVNKIRGTFKSVAVKAPGFGDRRKAQLADIAILTGGQVISEEVGLKLETAGLELLGRARKVVVTKDETTIVEGAGDADQIAGRVSQIRAEIENSDSDYDREKLQERLAKLAGGVAVIKAGAATEVELKERKHRIEDAVRNAKAAVEEGIVAGGGVALIQAGAKAFANLQLEGDEATGANIVRVAIDAPLKQIAFNAGLEPGVVVDKVRGLPAGHGLNAATGQYVDLLAAGINDPVKVTRSALQNAASIAGLFLTTEAVVADKPEKNAPAMGGGDEMGGMGGF; this comes from the coding sequence ATGGCCAAGATCATTGCATTTGATGAAGAGGCACGCCGCGGTCTTGAGCGGGGCCTGAACATCCTCGCCGACGCCGTCAAGGTCACCCTCGGCCCGCGTGGACGCAACGTCGTCCTCGAAAAGAAGTGGGGCGCCCCCACGATCACCAACGATGGTGTTTCCATCGCCAAGGAGATCGAGCTGGACGATCCTTACGAGAAGATCGGCGCCGAGCTGGTCAAGGAAGTTGCCAAGAAGACGGATGACGTCGCTGGCGACGGCACCACCACGGCCACCGTGCTCGCACAGGCCCTGGTCAAGGAAGGCCTGCGCAACGTCGCGGCCGGCGCTGATCCGCTGTCCCTGAAGCGCGGTATCGAGAAGGCTGTTGAAGCCGTCACCACCGAACTGCTCGCGTCCGCCAAGGAAATCGAAACCAAGGAAGAGATCGCTGCCACGGCATCCATTTCCGCCGGTGACGACGAAATCGGCGCGCTGATCGCTGAGGCGCTGGACAAGGTCGGCAAGGAAGGTGTCATCACCGTCGAGGAGTCCAACACTTTCGGACTCGAGCTTGAGCTCACCGAAGGCATGCGCTTCGACAAGGGCTACATCTCCGCTTACTTCGTCACCGATGCTGAGCGTCAGGAAACGGTCCTTGAGGATCCGTACATCCTGATCGTCAACTCGAAGATCTCCAACGTCAAGGAACTCGTAGCTGTCCTCGAAAAGGTCATGCAGTCTTCCAAGCCGCTGCTGATCATTGCCGAAGACATCGAGGGCGAGGCCCTGGCCACCCTGATCGTCAACAAGATCCGCGGCACCTTCAAGTCCGTCGCCGTCAAGGCTCCGGGCTTCGGCGACCGCCGCAAGGCACAGCTCGCCGACATCGCCATCCTCACCGGCGGCCAGGTCATCTCCGAGGAAGTCGGCCTCAAGCTTGAGACCGCCGGCCTGGAACTCCTGGGCAGGGCACGCAAGGTTGTTGTCACCAAGGACGAGACCACCATCGTCGAGGGTGCAGGCGACGCCGACCAGATCGCCGGCCGCGTTTCCCAGATCCGCGCCGAGATCGAGAACTCCGATTCGGACTACGACCGCGAGAAGCTGCAGGAACGCCTGGCCAAGCTGGCCGGCGGCGTTGCAGTCATCAAGGCCGGTGCCGCTACCGAAGTCGAGCTCAAGGAACGCAAGCACCGCATTGAGGACGCTGTCCGCAACGCGAAGGCTGCTGTTGAAGAAGGCATCGTTGCCGGTGGCGGCGTTGCCCTGATCCAGGCCGGTGCCAAGGCATTCGCCAACCTGCAGCTCGAAGGCGACGAAGCAACGGGCGCTAACATCGTCCGCGTTGCCATCGACGCACCGCTGAAGCAGATCGCCTTCAACGCCGGCCTCGAGCCGGGCGTTGTTGTGGACAAGGTCCGCGGCCTGCCCGCAGGCCACGGCCTGAACGCTGCAACCGGACAGTACGTTGACCTGCTGGCTGCCGGCATCAACGACCCCGTCAAGGTCACGCGCTCTGCCCTGCAGAACGCTGCATCCATCGCGGGCCTGTTCCTCACCACCGAGGCCGTAGTGGCCGACAAGCCGGAGAAGAACGCTCCGGCCATGGGTGGCGGCGACGAGATGGGCGGCATGGGCGGGTTCTAA
- a CDS encoding ABC transporter substrate-binding protein — MKISSGSRLRLKIGATAAALALLVTGCAGSAGSGGDKEVTLTFAWWGNEYLNAQTQKVIEAFEAEHPNIKIKAAPGEWGGYWDKLATTTAANDAPDVIQMDQKYIAEYGGRGALLDLAKQDGIDLSKMDKEQLASGQYDDAQYGLSTGKNAYVIMANTKVFEAADVPLPDDSTWTWDDFNSIATKLTESGGGSTYGAAYGSNEADLIIWLRQHGENLYSPDGKLDFDTATAASFWERLKKQRDSKASPPASVATEDAGAGLEESLFGTNRIGMAWWWTNQLGSLETTTGSSIRMLRAPSTDGRAADNGMYYKPTMFWSASSRSKNPEAAATFINYLANSPAAGAILMTDRGIPANSEVLADITPKLKAADTTVVGFLQDINPDMAEAPPVPPVGSGSVQNVIKRYTDEVLYDRKSPSAAAEEFKKEVEGMLASARK, encoded by the coding sequence ATGAAGATCTCGTCCGGAAGCAGGCTACGACTGAAGATAGGAGCCACCGCCGCTGCCCTTGCATTGCTCGTCACGGGATGCGCGGGGTCAGCAGGCTCCGGCGGAGACAAGGAAGTCACCTTGACCTTCGCCTGGTGGGGCAACGAATACCTCAATGCCCAGACCCAGAAGGTCATTGAGGCGTTCGAGGCAGAGCACCCGAACATCAAGATCAAGGCGGCGCCCGGGGAATGGGGAGGGTACTGGGACAAACTGGCAACCACCACAGCGGCCAATGATGCGCCGGACGTGATCCAGATGGATCAAAAGTACATCGCCGAGTACGGGGGCCGCGGCGCCCTTCTGGACCTGGCCAAGCAGGACGGCATCGACCTTTCCAAAATGGACAAGGAACAGCTCGCCTCCGGCCAGTACGACGACGCCCAGTACGGCCTCAGCACCGGCAAGAACGCCTACGTGATCATGGCTAACACCAAGGTGTTCGAGGCCGCCGACGTCCCGTTGCCCGATGACTCCACTTGGACCTGGGACGACTTCAACAGCATCGCTACGAAGCTCACGGAGTCCGGCGGGGGCTCCACCTATGGCGCCGCCTATGGCAGCAACGAAGCCGACCTCATCATCTGGCTTCGGCAGCACGGCGAGAACCTGTACTCGCCGGACGGCAAACTGGACTTCGACACGGCGACTGCGGCGTCGTTCTGGGAGCGATTGAAGAAGCAGCGCGATTCGAAAGCGAGCCCGCCGGCGAGCGTCGCAACCGAGGACGCCGGAGCGGGACTGGAAGAGAGCTTGTTCGGCACCAACCGGATCGGCATGGCCTGGTGGTGGACCAACCAGCTCGGGTCTCTGGAGACCACCACGGGAAGCAGCATCAGGATGCTTCGCGCCCCGAGCACGGACGGGCGGGCCGCAGACAACGGCATGTATTACAAACCCACCATGTTCTGGTCGGCGTCGTCGAGGTCGAAAAACCCGGAGGCAGCGGCAACGTTCATCAACTACCTGGCAAACAGCCCCGCCGCGGGAGCCATCCTGATGACCGACCGCGGCATCCCTGCCAACTCAGAAGTTCTCGCGGACATCACGCCCAAGCTCAAAGCGGCTGACACCACCGTGGTCGGCTTCCTCCAGGACATCAACCCCGACATGGCCGAGGCACCCCCTGTGCCGCCGGTCGGATCGGGCAGCGTGCAGAACGTCATCAAGCGCTACACCGACGAGGTCCTTTACGACCGCAAGTCGCCTTCCGCCGCCGCGGAGGAGTTCAAGAAGGAGGTTGAAGGGATGCTGGCCTCCGCCCGCAAATAG
- a CDS encoding ribonuclease HI family protein, which produces MTITAAADGSALGNPGPAGWAWYVNDDCWRAGGWPHGTNNQGELMAVLDLFRCTEHLAEEELHILCDSQYVINSVTKWMPGWKRKGWRKADGKPVLNVELLREIDQALSGRTYRFEWVRGHAGHDLNEAADDRARAAATAYQQGIAVRSGPGFVRGAGTPAAAPAKVPERRESLTVAGSRSQPDLFTEPDLFSELDTDPFATPAGPEAAPEAVVEALERELLSPDTRADIGRTGVLLHPEFTEIGSSGRLWTRDAMMMALEENPGAAVELEIIGADRVGPEAVLLTYRSKDRTGSALRSSLWVLDGTRWRLRFHQGTPEA; this is translated from the coding sequence GTGACGATTACTGCAGCAGCCGACGGTTCGGCTTTAGGAAACCCCGGTCCGGCCGGATGGGCCTGGTACGTGAACGACGATTGCTGGCGGGCGGGCGGCTGGCCGCACGGCACCAATAACCAGGGCGAGCTGATGGCCGTGCTGGATCTCTTCCGTTGCACGGAGCACCTTGCTGAGGAGGAGCTCCATATCCTGTGCGACAGCCAGTACGTCATCAACTCAGTGACCAAGTGGATGCCCGGCTGGAAGCGCAAGGGCTGGCGGAAGGCCGACGGCAAGCCCGTCCTGAACGTGGAGCTCCTGCGGGAAATCGACCAGGCCTTGAGCGGCCGCACATACCGGTTTGAGTGGGTCCGCGGCCATGCCGGCCATGATTTGAACGAGGCTGCCGACGACCGCGCGCGTGCTGCGGCCACTGCCTACCAGCAGGGCATTGCGGTACGGTCAGGGCCGGGCTTTGTCCGCGGGGCCGGCACTCCCGCAGCCGCCCCTGCCAAGGTGCCGGAGCGGAGGGAATCCCTCACCGTTGCGGGAAGCCGCAGTCAGCCGGACCTCTTCACCGAGCCGGACCTTTTCAGCGAACTGGACACGGATCCCTTCGCAACCCCGGCGGGGCCCGAAGCAGCTCCCGAGGCAGTGGTTGAGGCACTGGAACGGGAGCTGCTGAGCCCGGACACCCGGGCCGATATTGGCCGGACCGGTGTGCTGCTGCACCCGGAGTTTACTGAAATCGGCAGCTCCGGGCGGCTCTGGACGCGGGACGCCATGATGATGGCACTTGAGGAGAACCCGGGTGCGGCTGTTGAACTGGAGATCATCGGGGCGGACCGGGTGGGGCCGGAAGCAGTGCTCCTGACCTACCGCAGCAAGGACCGGACGGGATCCGCGCTCCGTAGTTCGCTCTGGGTGCTCGACGGCACCCGGTGGCGCCTGCGCTTCCACCAAGGCACGCCGGAGGCTTAG